Part of the Streptomyces sp. NBC_00457 genome, ACGGCCTGCGCGACCCCGACGTGCGCCTGGCCTGGGCCGACCGGCTGCGCGCCTGGCTGCCCCCGCGGCCGTGCGACGTCCTCGACCTCGGCTGCGGCACCGGCAGCCTGTCGCTCCTCGCGGCCGAACAGGGGCACCGCGTCACCGGCGTCGATCTGTCCCCGGCCATGGTCGCGCTGGCGAGAGCGAAGCTCGCCGGACGTGACGCCGTGTTCCTCGTCGGTGACGCGGCGGCGCCACCGGTGGGCGAGGACCGGTTCGACACCGTGCTCGTACGCCATGTCCTGTGGGCCCTGCCCGACCCCGGTCGCGCCCTGCGGCACTGGCGGGAGCTGCTGCGCCCAGGAGGCCGGCTCGTGCTGGTCGAGGGGGTCTGGGGCACGGTCAGCCCGGTCGGCCTACCCGCCGACCGGCTCACCGCACTGCTCGCGCCGCTCGCCGGACAGGCGCGCGTGGAACGGCTGTCGGACGAGCCCCGGCTGTGGGGGAGGGCGGTGGAGGACGACCGGTATGCGGTGGTGGTCCAGCTGTGATCCTCAGGCCAGCAGCGCTTCGAAGTCGCCCTTGAGCGCCAGGGCCTCCAGCTCGTCCAGGGCGGCCAGCGCCGAGGCCGCGGCCTCGGGGTCCCGCCGCGCCAGCCCGCTCTCGGCGAACTCGTCCTCGTCCAGACGTCGTACGTCCGTCCCGTCGGCGGAGCGCCAGAGGTCGAGGTCCAGATCCTCCACGACCAGCTCGGCGCCGGAGAGCACGGCCGGGCGCGTGATGTCGCAGTACCAGCCCTTCAGCGCGCCTCGGGCGTCGCGGACCTCCTTCACCGAGTACCAGCGGTCGCGCCAGTAGTACTCGGTGAAGACGTCACCGGACTCGAAGCGTACGAAGCCGAAGTCGCGGGTGGTGTCGCCTGCCCAGGGGGCGCGCACCGCGATCCTGGTGCCGTCGTCGCCGAGCAGCTGCGCCGGGTAACGGATCTTCGTGCGGCCCGCCTTGACCAGGACGACCTCTACAGGGGTCTTCGAGTCAGCCGAGTTCGCGGACATAGCGCACCTCCGTCGCGCAGATCTCGTATCCGAACCACTTGTTGATCGCGAGCATCGGGTCGTTCCCGGTGTCGTTGCCCGTGAACGCCTCCGTCAATCCGGCGGCGCGGGCGCGGTGCAGGGAGTCGTTCTTGGCGAGCTTGGCGAGGCCCCGGCCGCGGAAGTCGCGGGCCGTGCCGGTCATCACGGTGGCGTAGCGGGTGCCGCCGTCGGTGCGGGCCGCGCTGAAGGCGGCGGGGCGGCCGTCGACGAGTGCCACGGAGGTCAGTTCGGGGCTGAACAGGGGGTGCCGCCAGGTGCTCTCCAGCCAAGCCTCGTAATCCGTGAACTCGTAGTCGACGTCGCTCGGTTCGTCCGACGTCGTCTCCGCGTCCAGCGTGAACAGCGGTCGTGGGTCGTCCGCGAAGTCGGCGGCCGACCGCAGTTCGACGCCCGGCGCGGCGTCCTGGAGCGGGGGCAGGGAGCCGTTCACCAGGTCCAGGCGGAGGAAGTGGGCGGAACGGCTCGCCCGATAGCCGTGCCGCTCGGCGAAGACGCGGTTGCCGGGCTCGTCGAGGACCCACGCGAAGAGGGCCGTGGCGCCCTGCGCGGCCAGGTGTTCCTCGGCGGCACGGACCAGCAGAGCACCGGCGCCGCGACGGGTCCGGTCCGGGCGCACGTACACATTGACGTAGCCCTGGCCCGGGTCCGGGCTGTCGTGGACCATGCCGACCTGCGCCGTCCCGATGACCTCGTCGTCCTCCACCGCGACCAGCGGGCTGTAGTGCGCGTCGGGGTGGGCGTGAGTGACGTCGTAGGTGATGGAGTCCGGGGTGACGAGATAAAAGGGGAGTGCCAGGTGGCGGACGTGGGCGAAGCCCTCGACGTCGGCCCGGACTTCGGGGCGCAGCTCGCGCACGATGATGGTCATGTGGCCGCAGGCTACGTGGACCGTGCGCCGGGATGCTCCTCATTTTTTCCTGCGGTGCGGGACAATCGGCCCGTGACCTTGAAGATCCACATCGATGACAGTGCCCCGCCGTACGAGCAGGTGCGTGCGCAGATTTCCGAGCAGGCGCGGGCGGGGGTGCTGCCCGTGGGGTACCGGCTGCCGACGGTGCGCGGGCTCGCCGAGTCGCTCGGGCTGGCGGCGAACACGGTCGCCAAGGCGTATCGGACCCTGGAGGCGGACGGGGTGATCGAGACGCGGGGGCGGAACGGAACGTTCGTGGCGGCGGCGGGCTCGGCCGCCGAACGGGAGGCCGCGTCGGCCGCTCAGGCGTACGTGGAGCGTGTGCGGCGGCTGGGGCTCGGCGAAGAGGAAGCACTTGCCGCTGTCCGGGACGCGGTGCGGGCGGCATACAGCAAGGGCTGAGGGGACAGACGGTCACGTCGTAGGCACCCGCTCCGGCACCCGCGTCACCCTCAGCCCCGCCTTCCTCGCCACCCCCGCGAACACCACCGCGTCCTCCACCGCCGCGCCGCCCGGGTCGTTGTTGAAGTAGGCGTGGACGTCGTGGTCGTCGGTCCAGGTGTCCGTGATGCGGTGGACCCAGGTGGTCAGGGACTGCCGGCCGTAGCGAGGCCAGGGCTGGGCGCGGCCTTGGTGGAAGCGGACGTAGCCCCAGTCGGTGGTCCGCCACAGCGGGGTCATGGGGCGGGCCTGGATGTCCGCCCAGCACAGGGCCGCGCCCCGGGATTCGAGGACCTGGCGGATCGACTCGGTCCACCAGGACTCGTGGCGCGGTTCGACGGCGACGCGGGTGCCGCGCGGGAAGCAGGCGAGGCAGGCGTCCAGGAGACCGGGGTCGGCGCGGAGGGTGGGCGGCAGCTGGAGGAGGACCGGGCCCAGGCGGTCGCCGAGGCCGGCCGCGTGGGTCATCAGGCGGTGCACCGGTTCCTCGGGCTCCCGCAGCCGCTTGATGTGGGTGAGGAAGCGGCTCGCCTTGACCCCGACCACGAAGTCCGGCGGGACGCGCTCCCGCCAGGTCTCGAAGGTCTCCCGCGCCGGCAGCCGGTAGAAGGCGTTGTTGATCTCGACCGTCGCGAACCGCTTCGCGTACTCCTCCAGCCAGAGCCGCGTGGGGCGGTCCGCCGGGTAGAGAACGCCCCGCCAGTCCTTGTACTGCCAGCCCGACGTGCCGACGAACAGGGTCATACGTCCATCAAAGCACCGCCCCGGCAGCGCGACCTACAGATACAGTCCCGCGTCCGCCCGCCCCCGCGGCTCCGGCAGCGACGTCGGTGACGTGCCCCGGCGCAGTGCGTACAGCTCGGCCAGGGTCGCGCCCTCGCGGTCGATGCCCTCGTCCGTGCCGAGCCAGCTCACCGACTCCGCGTGGGTCAGCGGACCGACCTCGATGCGGGCGAGACAGCGGCCGGGGCGGACGACGGCCGGGTGGAGGCGTTCCAGATCCTCGTTGGTGGTGACGCCGACCAGGACGTTGCGACCCTGGCCGAGGAGGCCGTCCGTCAGGTTCAGCAGCCGCGACAGCGCCTGGCCCGCGGTGTGCTTCGCCTCGCCGCGGATCAGTTCGTCGCAGTCCTCGAGGAGCAGCAGCCGCCAGCGGCCCTTGCCCGTCGAGTCCTCCTCGCCGATCGCGATGTCCATCAGATAGCCGACGTCACTGAAGAGCCGCTCGGGGTCCAGTACGCAGTCCACCTGGCACCAGTCCCGCCAGGACCGCGCCAGCGTGCGCAGCGCCGACGTCTTGCCGGTGCCGGGCGGGCCGTGCAGCAGGAGGAGACGGCCCGCGATGTCCTCCGGGGTCGTCTTCATCAGGCGGTCCATCGCGTCCGCGACCGGCGCGGTGTAGTTGGGCCGCACCTCGTCCCACGTACCCGCGGAGATCTGCCGTGTCGTGCGGTGCGGGCCGCGCCTGGGGGAGACGTACCAGAAGCCCATCGTCACGTTCTCCGGCTGCGGCTCGGGTTCATCCGCGGCGCCGTCCGTCGCCTGGTCGAGGACCTTCTCCGCAAGCTCGGCGCTGGTCGCCGTCACCGTGACGTCGGCGCCCCGGTTCCAGCGGGAGATCAGCATCGTCCAGCCGTCGCCCTCCGCCAGCGTCGCGCTGCGGTCGTCGTCGCGGGCGGAGCGCAGCACGCGGGCGCCCGGCGGCAGAAGGGTCGCCCCGGTCCGTACGCGCTCGATGTTCGCCGCGTGCGAGTGCGGCTGCTCGCCCGTCGCGAAGCGGCCGAGGAACAGCGCGTCGACGACGTCGGACGGCGAGTCGCTGTCGTCGACGTTGAGCCGGATCGGCAGAGCTTCGTGAGGGTTCACAGACATGGGCCCATGATCCGGCACGCGGGCGCCGAGTGCACCCGGTTTCCGCAGTGGGTCCGGAGTGTCGGGTGTGTTCCGCTCGTAACGCTCTTTGCACAAGTGTTCCCCGGAGGCGACGGACGTCTCCGGGGAACTGCCTGTCACTTCAGGCCGGTTGCCGTCACGGAACGATCTTCAGCAGCCGGTTCGGGGAGCCGGTGCCCGGGCTGGTGACCACACCGGTGGTCGCGCCGCCGGTCAGCGCCGAGGCGACCTGCGCCGGGGTGGACGAGGTGTGGTTCGCCAGATAGACGGCGGCCGCGCCCGCGACGTGCGGCGTCGCCATCGACGTACCGGAGATGGTGTTGGTCGCGGTGTCGCTGGTGTACCAGCCCGCCGTGATCGAGGAGCCCGGCGCGAAGATGTCCAGAATCGAGCCGTAGTTGGAGTAGCTCGCCTTCGCGTCCGTGTTGGTGGTGGCGCCCACCGTGATCGCCGAGGCGACGCGGGCCGGGGAGTACGAGGAGGCGTTGGCGCTGCTGTTGCCGGCCGCGACCGCGTAGGTCACACCGCTGGCGATGGAGTTCGCGACCGCGGTGTCCAGCGCGGTGGAGGCGCCGCCGCCCAGCGACATGTTGGCGACCGAGGGACCGGAGTGGTTGGCCGTCACCCAGTCGATGCCCGCGACCACGCCCGCCGTGGTGCCGGAGCCCGCGTTGTTGAGCACCCGCACGCCCACGATGTTCGCCTTCTTGGCGATGCCGTAGGTGGAGCCCGCGATCGTGGTGGCCACATGGGTGCCGTGGCCGTTGCCGTCGGAGGCGGTGGTGTCGCCGTCGACCGCGTCATAGCCGTAGGTGGCACGGCCGCTGATCTGCGAGTGGGTGATCCGGACGCCGGTGTCGATGACGTATACGGTCACACCGCTGCCCGCGCTGTCCGGGTATGTGTAGGTGCCGGACAGCGGGAGCGAGGTCTGGTCCGAGCGGTCCAGGCCCCAAGGAGCGTTGGTCTGCGTGGTGTCGGTCAGGTGCACGCGCTGGTTCTGCTCGACGGAGGCCACCGCCGGGTCGGCGGCGAGTTGCTTGGCCTCGGTCGCGGAGAGCGTGGCCGTGTAGCCGTTCAGCACCGTGCCGAACGTCTTCTTCACCGTGCCGCCGTACTCCTTGACCAGGCTCTTGCCCGCGCTCGACGCAGCCTTGAGACCGGCGCTCTTCTTGAGCGTGACGATGTAGCTGTCCTTGATGGCGGTGGGGGAGTCGGCCGCGAGCACCTTCCCCTCGGCCGGTGCGGCCTCGGCGGGAAGTGCGGTGAGCCCGCCCACGAGGGCGGCGGTCGCCAGGCTGGTTATCGCGGCGAACCGGAATCTCTTGCTACGCAGCTGTGCCATACGAGGGAGTCCTCCTCTTGGCGGCGCGCGCCTGGGTGGGGCGCGCGTCTGTGGGGGGTGCGCGCGTCATCGCGCACACGACCCGGAGCGTCGCGTTCCGTCCCGGGCTGAAGTAAAGGATCAGCCGTATACGGGCGTAGCGAAAGGGAGTTGAGCGTCTGTCAACAAATCTGTCATGAGCACGAAATGAGCGGCCGGGTGAACCTCCGGCGCAGATCCCGCAAAGCCCCGGAAAGTCTTGGCATGGACACTTCCGTTCAACACGCGTAGTTGCTACGACGGTTGTGGCAGAGATCCTGCTATAGGGAGGTTCCATGAGACGTTCCCGAATTGCCGTATACGTCAGTTCACTCCTCCTGGCCGTCGGTGTCACCCTCACCGGATCGCCCGCCGCGCAGGCCGCCCAACCCGCCGCAGAAGGCGGCTATGTGGCCCTCGGCGACTCCTATTCCTCCGGACTCGGCGCGGGGAGCTACCTGGCCCCCAGCGGTGAGTGCAAGCGCAGCACGAGGTCGTACGCCTACCTCTGGGCCGCCGCCAACTCACCCTCGACGTTCGACTTCACCGCCTGCGCGGGCGCCCGAACGGATGATGTTCTGGCGAGTCAGCTCGGCCCGCTCAGCGCCGCCACGTCCCTCGTCTCCATCACCATCGGCGGCAACGACGCCGGCTTCATGAACGTGATGGTCACCTGTGTGCTGCAGTCCGACAGCGCCTGTGTCTCCCGCGTCAACACCGCCCGGGCGTACGTCGACTCCACGCTGCCCGGCAAGCTCGACAACGTCTACTCGGCGATCCGCGCCAAGGCTCCGTCCGCCCGCGTCGTCGTGCTCGGCTACCCCCGCCTGTACCGGCTCGGCGCCCTCTGCCTCGGGCTCTCCGAGACCAAGCGGAAGGCGATCAACGACGCCGCCGACCACCTCGACACCGCCGTCGCCAAGCGCGCCGCCGACCACGGCTTCGCCTTCGGCGACGTCCGTCCCACCTTCACCGGCCATGAGATCTGCTCCGGCAGCGCCTGGCTGCACAGCGTGAACCTGGCCAACATCAGCGAGTCGTACCACCCGAACGCGGGCGGTCAGTCCGGTGGGTACCTGCCGGTGCTGAACGCGAACGACTGATGGTCGACGCGAACGACTAGTAGGAAGCAGTAGGTGATGGGGAGACCCCGCCCGTCGGGGTCTCCGACTCGCACGTCACCGAGAACGGAACCGAGTTGGACTTGGTCTCCACCGGGTCGCGCACCTCGACACTGATCTCGTTCTCGAAGGTGCCGCTTTCGTCGTACGTCGTCACGAACGCCCGGTCCTGCTTGGTGCGTGAGCCGCCTTCGGGGAACGACAGTGTCTTCCAGCCCTGGTCCATCACCTTGCCGTCCTGGGACACCCACCGGTAACTCACCTCGGCCGGAAGCTGCCCGACCGAGATCGTCGCCGTGAACGCGGGCGCCTCGCCCTCCGGCGGCGGGCATGCCCCGGAGTACTCCGTGTTCGCGCCCGCCAACGAGACCTGCACGGACTGCTCCGGCGGGGCCGAGGTCGTCTCCTCCTCGCTCTGACTCTCCGTGGCCCCGGTCGCCCCACCGGCCCCCTCGTCGTCCTCGGACGGCGAACCGCCCTCGCTCGTCTGGCTGGTGGTGGTACCGCCCCCCTGGTTGTCGCCGTTGTCCTCCCTGTTCAGCAGGGCGTACGTCAGTCCGGCCAGGGCCAGTGCGAGGGCGGCGAGGCCCGCGACGATGGCGATGGCGGCACGGCGGTTGCGGTCGGGTTCCCGGGTCGTGGTGGTGGTCGCCGGGGTGGGGACGGGCTGGGTGGAGGGGAACGGCGGGGTGGGCGCCTGCTGCGGCTGGGCCGCGAGCGTCGGTGTGTAGGGGACCGTGGGGGGCGTGTCCGCGCGCGGGGTGCCTCCCGCTCCGATCAGCCGCAGATCCTGCTCCGCCCGGTCCGCCGACAGCCGCTCGGCCGGGTCCTTGCGCAGCAGCCCCTCGATGACCCCGGCGAGCGGACCGGCCCGGTGCGGCGGCGGCAGCTCCTCGTCGACGATCGCGCGCAGGGTGCTGAGCGGGGTGTTCTGGCGGAACGGGGAGCTGCCCTCCACCGCCGCGTACAGCAGCACGCCCAGCGACCACAGGTCCGACTCCGGACCCGGCGTGCGGCCCAGCGCCCGCTCCGGCGCCAGGAACTCGGGCGAGCCGATGACCTCCCCGGTCATGGTCAGCGCCGAGCTGCCCTCGACCATGGCGATACCGAAGTCGGTCAGCACGACCCGGCCGTCGTTCGACATCAGCACGTTGCCCGGCTTCACGTCCCGGTGCAGCACCCCGGCGGAGTGCGCGGCCCGCAGCGCGGCCAGCACCTCCGCGCCGATGTGCGCGGCGCGCTGCGGCGACAACGTGCCCTCGGCCTCCAGCTGGTCCGCCAGCGACACCCCGCGGACCAGCTCCATCACGATCCACGGTCGGCCGCCCTCCGAGGCCACGTCGTACACCGTCACCACATTGCGGTTCGCGACCCGCGCCGCCGCCCACGCCTCGCGCTCCAGCCGGGCGTACATCCGCTCGACCTCGGACGCCGGCAGCCCCGCGGGCGCGCGTACCTCCTTGACGGCGACCTCGCGGTGCAGCAGCTCGTCACGGGCCCGCCACACCGTCCCCATGCCGCCCTCGCCGAGCGGGGACAGCAGACGGTAGCGGTCCGCGATCACACGCTCACTGCCCGGTTCTTCGGACACGGGCTCCCCCATTCGCATCCGGGCCGATTCTCCTCAATCCTTCCCGAACGTAACTCAGCCAAGTGCGGATGCGGCCCCCTTGAGGAGCAATCCGATGCCGAGCGCGACGACGACGAACGCGGATATCAGCGGTGCGGTCCTGCGCAGCAGGGTCACCGTCGGGCTCGCGGTCCAGCGGGGGCGCCTGTCCAGCATCCGGGTCATTCCGCCGCCCAGCCTGACGACCGCGAACCCGGCCGCGGTGAGGGTCAGCGCGAGCCCCGCGCCGTACGCGACGACGAGCAGCAGCCCGAACCAGGCCTTGCCGAGAGCGGCGGCACCGACGAGCACGACGACGGCCGACGGGCTGGGCACGAGTCCACCGGCGAAGCCGAGGAGGATCGTGCCGCGGAGGGTGGGGGCGGTGGAGTGGGTGTGGGTGAAGCCGCCGTGTGAGTGCTCGACGGTGTGGGAGTGGCTGTGGGGGTGGTCGTGGTCGTGGTGGTCGTGGGGGTGAGCGTGAGCGTTCGTTGAGGGGGATGCGGATGCGGATACGGCGCCGGCCAGGGCGAGTTGACGGGCGGGGGGCTTGTCGGGCTCGTGGTTGTGGTCGTGCGGGTGCGGGTGGTCATGGGGGTGCCCGTGCGTGTGGTCGTGCGTGTGCCCGGGGCCATGCGTGTGGCGCCGGTTGCGCCAGGCCCGTCGTACGAGATTCGCGCCTGCCGCGATCACCAGGGCGCCGCTCGCGATGCCCAGCCAGGCGATCACCGAGGGCGTCGCCGCCGAGCCGGCCGTCACCAGGAGGCCGAGGGCGACCACGCCGAGGGTGTGGGTGACCGTGACGGAGGCGGCGAGGGGGAGGACGTTCCTGAGGCGGGCCCGGCCGCCGTGGGCCGCCGCTGTCGCGGCCATGAGGGTCTTGCCGTGGCCCGGGGCGAGGGCGTGCATCGCGCCGAGGCCGACCGCGATGACCAGGGCCAGCGCGGCGAAGCCGAGGGTGAGGTCGTGGCGGGCGACGAGGGAGTCCAGGGCGCGGGTCCAGCGGTCGGCGCCGCGCGGCAGCACGGAGGCGGCCGGGGCGTCCTGCCGGTCGTCGGCGAGGGCGGGGCCGCCGGAGCGTATGGCCAGGGACGCGGTCGCGGTGTCGGCGGGGGAGGAGAGCAACTCCTCGGGGTACTCGGCCAGTTCACGCGAGATCGACTTCTCCGGGACGTCCGACGCGGAGAGCGTCATACGGTCGCCGCGTGCGGTGATCTCACGCCAGCCGGGGCCGGACTCGGCGCCCGCGCCGCGGAAGTCGAGAGACAGGGACTCCTGGTCGGGGAGGGTCGCGGTCAGCCGGCACTCCACCCGGAGCGTGTCGAGTCCCGCCTGTCCGGGCCGCACGCGCGCGCGGCTCTCCGCGACCGTGAGGCCGACAGCGCGCCCCTCCACGGTGACCTCGCTGTCCCGCGCGGCCGAGGCGCACCGCTGCCGGGCCCAGTCGGCCATGCCCGCCTTCTTGATGTCGGGCTTGGCCTGGGTCGCCGGGATCTCCGCCAGGTCCTCGACGTGCCGGACCCGGAGTTCGCCGGGGGCGGCGACGAGGCCGTCGTAGCGGTTGACGGTGAAGTTGCCGAGGGGATGTGCGCTCGCGCTCGTGGTGGGGACGAGCACGAGCCCGCAGACGGCCGTGAGGACGGCCGCGCCGGAGGCGAACAGACGACGGGGGCTCATCACCGGGCCGCCTCCAGGTCCTTGAGCGTCGTACGGGCCTCCCGCGCGCCCAGCGGCGAGAAGCCGGGGTTCAGCTTCAGTGCCGACGTGAGCGAGGCGCGGGCCTCCTTGGCGTTGCCGGTGGCCTGCTCGATCATGCCGCGGTGGTAGAGGAACGCGGCGTTGCGGTAGC contains:
- a CDS encoding HoxN/HupN/NixA family nickel/cobalt transporter gives rise to the protein MSPRRLFASGAAVLTAVCGLVLVPTTSASAHPLGNFTVNRYDGLVAAPGELRVRHVEDLAEIPATQAKPDIKKAGMADWARQRCASAARDSEVTVEGRAVGLTVAESRARVRPGQAGLDTLRVECRLTATLPDQESLSLDFRGAGAESGPGWREITARGDRMTLSASDVPEKSISRELAEYPEELLSSPADTATASLAIRSGGPALADDRQDAPAASVLPRGADRWTRALDSLVARHDLTLGFAALALVIAVGLGAMHALAPGHGKTLMAATAAAHGGRARLRNVLPLAASVTVTHTLGVVALGLLVTAGSAATPSVIAWLGIASGALVIAAGANLVRRAWRNRRHTHGPGHTHDHTHGHPHDHPHPHDHNHEPDKPPARQLALAGAVSASASPSTNAHAHPHDHHDHDHPHSHSHTVEHSHGGFTHTHSTAPTLRGTILLGFAGGLVPSPSAVVVLVGAAALGKAWFGLLLVVAYGAGLALTLTAAGFAVVRLGGGMTRMLDRRPRWTASPTVTLLRRTAPLISAFVVVALGIGLLLKGAASALG
- a CDS encoding DUF5925 domain-containing protein, giving the protein MSVNPHEALPIRLNVDDSDSPSDVVDALFLGRFATGEQPHSHAANIERVRTGATLLPPGARVLRSARDDDRSATLAEGDGWTMLISRWNRGADVTVTATSAELAEKVLDQATDGAADEPEPQPENVTMGFWYVSPRRGPHRTTRQISAGTWDEVRPNYTAPVADAMDRLMKTTPEDIAGRLLLLHGPPGTGKTSALRTLARSWRDWCQVDCVLDPERLFSDVGYLMDIAIGEEDSTGKGRWRLLLLEDCDELIRGEAKHTAGQALSRLLNLTDGLLGQGRNVLVGVTTNEDLERLHPAVVRPGRCLARIEVGPLTHAESVSWLGTDEGIDREGATLAELYALRRGTSPTSLPEPRGRADAGLYL
- a CDS encoding S8 family peptidase; amino-acid sequence: MAQLRSKRFRFAAITSLATAALVGGLTALPAEAAPAEGKVLAADSPTAIKDSYIVTLKKSAGLKAASSAGKSLVKEYGGTVKKTFGTVLNGYTATLSATEAKQLAADPAVASVEQNQRVHLTDTTQTNAPWGLDRSDQTSLPLSGTYTYPDSAGSGVTVYVIDTGVRITHSQISGRATYGYDAVDGDTTASDGNGHGTHVATTIAGSTYGIAKKANIVGVRVLNNAGSGTTAGVVAGIDWVTANHSGPSVANMSLGGGASTALDTAVANSIASGVTYAVAAGNSSANASSYSPARVASAITVGATTNTDAKASYSNYGSILDIFAPGSSITAGWYTSDTATNTISGTSMATPHVAGAAAVYLANHTSSTPAQVASALTGGATTGVVTSPGTGSPNRLLKIVP
- a CDS encoding class I SAM-dependent methyltransferase, which codes for MSDDENTHAGAVADWDAAAPAFDDEPDHGLRDPDVRLAWADRLRAWLPPRPCDVLDLGCGTGSLSLLAAEQGHRVTGVDLSPAMVALARAKLAGRDAVFLVGDAAAPPVGEDRFDTVLVRHVLWALPDPGRALRHWRELLRPGGRLVLVEGVWGTVSPVGLPADRLTALLAPLAGQARVERLSDEPRLWGRAVEDDRYAVVVQL
- a CDS encoding DUF402 domain-containing protein, which translates into the protein MSANSADSKTPVEVVLVKAGRTKIRYPAQLLGDDGTRIAVRAPWAGDTTRDFGFVRFESGDVFTEYYWRDRWYSVKEVRDARGALKGWYCDITRPAVLSGAELVVEDLDLDLWRSADGTDVRRLDEDEFAESGLARRDPEAAASALAALDELEALALKGDFEALLA
- a CDS encoding DUF72 domain-containing protein, whose amino-acid sequence is MTLFVGTSGWQYKDWRGVLYPADRPTRLWLEEYAKRFATVEINNAFYRLPARETFETWRERVPPDFVVGVKASRFLTHIKRLREPEEPVHRLMTHAAGLGDRLGPVLLQLPPTLRADPGLLDACLACFPRGTRVAVEPRHESWWTESIRQVLESRGAALCWADIQARPMTPLWRTTDWGYVRFHQGRAQPWPRYGRQSLTTWVHRITDTWTDDHDVHAYFNNDPGGAAVEDAVVFAGVARKAGLRVTRVPERVPTT
- a CDS encoding GNAT family N-acetyltransferase; translation: MTIIVRELRPEVRADVEGFAHVRHLALPFYLVTPDSITYDVTHAHPDAHYSPLVAVEDDEVIGTAQVGMVHDSPDPGQGYVNVYVRPDRTRRGAGALLVRAAEEHLAAQGATALFAWVLDEPGNRVFAERHGYRASRSAHFLRLDLVNGSLPPLQDAAPGVELRSAADFADDPRPLFTLDAETTSDEPSDVDYEFTDYEAWLESTWRHPLFSPELTSVALVDGRPAAFSAARTDGGTRYATVMTGTARDFRGRGLAKLAKNDSLHRARAAGLTEAFTGNDTGNDPMLAINKWFGYEICATEVRYVRELG
- a CDS encoding SGNH/GDSL hydrolase family protein: MRRSRIAVYVSSLLLAVGVTLTGSPAAQAAQPAAEGGYVALGDSYSSGLGAGSYLAPSGECKRSTRSYAYLWAAANSPSTFDFTACAGARTDDVLASQLGPLSAATSLVSITIGGNDAGFMNVMVTCVLQSDSACVSRVNTARAYVDSTLPGKLDNVYSAIRAKAPSARVVVLGYPRLYRLGALCLGLSETKRKAINDAADHLDTAVAKRAADHGFAFGDVRPTFTGHEICSGSAWLHSVNLANISESYHPNAGGQSGGYLPVLNAND
- a CDS encoding serine/threonine-protein kinase, whose amino-acid sequence is MSEEPGSERVIADRYRLLSPLGEGGMGTVWRARDELLHREVAVKEVRAPAGLPASEVERMYARLEREAWAAARVANRNVVTVYDVASEGGRPWIVMELVRGVSLADQLEAEGTLSPQRAAHIGAEVLAALRAAHSAGVLHRDVKPGNVLMSNDGRVVLTDFGIAMVEGSSALTMTGEVIGSPEFLAPERALGRTPGPESDLWSLGVLLYAAVEGSSPFRQNTPLSTLRAIVDEELPPPHRAGPLAGVIEGLLRKDPAERLSADRAEQDLRLIGAGGTPRADTPPTVPYTPTLAAQPQQAPTPPFPSTQPVPTPATTTTTREPDRNRRAAIAIVAGLAALALALAGLTYALLNREDNGDNQGGGTTTSQTSEGGSPSEDDEGAGGATGATESQSEEETTSAPPEQSVQVSLAGANTEYSGACPPPEGEAPAFTATISVGQLPAEVSYRWVSQDGKVMDQGWKTLSFPEGGSRTKQDRAFVTTYDESGTFENEISVEVRDPVETKSNSVPFSVTCESETPTGGVSPSPTASY
- a CDS encoding GntR family transcriptional regulator, which encodes MTLKIHIDDSAPPYEQVRAQISEQARAGVLPVGYRLPTVRGLAESLGLAANTVAKAYRTLEADGVIETRGRNGTFVAAAGSAAEREAASAAQAYVERVRRLGLGEEEALAAVRDAVRAAYSKG